A genomic segment from Candidatus Brocadia sinica JPN1 encodes:
- a CDS encoding cation:proton antiporter yields MRYLEIAKKEGLPEKSPDREHQKIVVEKETPSTAGENDNRPAVSSTGDVTTSVTGEQSIVGEEKGTQTPAVNNASHQAVTGQESPSPPSVVEEKGIHEGTLVVEGSPSKVTEKETSADNLKTDVRSIPTMPGSATTLTAEQQFPAVDESVTHRRLEDNKSRPPLTGKEFLFPVLVDKKGYLEKYLSSEGHQPDISFSETLQETPEVSTPMAMAMATPELQSRTIAGRESPPTEAEGTQTLAVEDKSHLTTDESRSTFTSAEESSYPATKGGSDALIEEAKEPEKEISLPEPPAETEKEAEDSKPTWDIWHHDPTHGVILAVAITLIAAKIAEWIARMLRLPAVVGILIIGMLLGNVFTFTGWDFFHFLRTMPFLKMVSYFGTLLLLFTAGLHTDIRALLRVGVSSFLVALGGIIVPAWLGLMVGHFLLPDASTGTKLLVAIVLCNTGMGLLMAVLSELKIINTPEGRILTGAAVITEIIVILTFGLISGFVVRGGTSVPHILVTIGIAISFLAIILVIILRYGEGFGNFLTKKATEGLNIPIVVISALLLAFMSGSIGLHTVIGAFVAGLLLRNVKLKDSPDREYGAVERIIRPYYTILVPILFVRVGAQVELESFLNLNAVLLGIAITGAAIIGKMFCSVCPIERGTNRIIIGIGMAMKLEGTLILSGIGRDMGILDDVVFSSIIMVIVFTSVLCPSFLKASVVRQKRRLSKNFHVTVDERTSEIYLRFKNEVQR; encoded by the coding sequence ATGAGATATTTGGAGATTGCAAAGAAAGAAGGTCTCCCGGAGAAATCTCCGGATAGGGAGCATCAGAAAATTGTCGTGGAGAAAGAGACACCTTCAACTGCCGGGGAAAATGATAACCGCCCGGCTGTTTCTTCAACCGGAGATGTCACGACGTCTGTTACCGGAGAACAATCCATCGTTGGAGAGGAGAAAGGCACACAAACCCCGGCCGTGAATAATGCATCTCACCAGGCTGTTACAGGGCAGGAATCTCCTTCTCCTCCGTCCGTTGTGGAGGAAAAAGGTATCCATGAGGGCACTCTGGTTGTTGAAGGTTCCCCTTCAAAGGTCACAGAGAAGGAAACATCTGCTGACAATCTAAAAACAGATGTCCGTTCAATACCAACGATGCCGGGTTCTGCGACCACGCTTACTGCTGAACAACAATTTCCTGCAGTTGATGAAAGCGTGACTCACAGGCGCCTGGAGGATAACAAATCCCGCCCGCCTTTGACCGGGAAAGAATTCTTATTTCCTGTCCTTGTGGATAAAAAGGGTTATCTGGAAAAATATCTGAGTAGCGAGGGTCACCAGCCGGATATCTCTTTTTCAGAGACCCTGCAAGAAACTCCAGAAGTAAGCACACCAATGGCAATGGCAATGGCCACACCTGAACTTCAGAGTAGAACTATTGCTGGAAGAGAATCCCCACCGACAGAGGCTGAAGGAACTCAGACGCTTGCGGTGGAAGATAAATCTCACCTGACAACAGATGAGAGCAGATCGACTTTCACTTCTGCGGAAGAATCTTCTTATCCTGCAACGAAAGGGGGTTCAGACGCATTGATTGAAGAGGCAAAAGAACCTGAAAAAGAAATATCCTTACCCGAACCTCCAGCAGAGACAGAAAAAGAGGCAGAAGATTCAAAACCAACCTGGGACATATGGCATCACGATCCAACGCATGGTGTGATCCTTGCCGTTGCTATTACTCTTATTGCTGCCAAGATAGCAGAATGGATCGCCAGGATGTTGCGACTTCCTGCCGTAGTTGGAATTCTGATCATAGGGATGCTCTTGGGTAACGTCTTCACCTTTACCGGATGGGATTTTTTTCATTTTCTCAGGACGATGCCGTTCTTGAAGATGGTATCATATTTCGGAACGTTGCTACTTCTTTTCACAGCCGGTCTTCATACTGACATCAGGGCGTTATTAAGGGTGGGTGTTTCTTCCTTTCTGGTAGCCCTTGGCGGTATTATTGTGCCCGCATGGCTTGGACTTATGGTTGGCCATTTTCTGCTTCCGGATGCCTCAACTGGCACAAAACTTCTTGTTGCCATTGTTCTTTGTAATACCGGTATGGGATTATTAATGGCGGTTCTGAGTGAGCTAAAGATAATAAATACCCCGGAGGGCAGGATTTTAACCGGCGCAGCCGTTATTACCGAAATTATCGTAATTTTGACCTTTGGCCTGATCAGTGGGTTTGTTGTTCGGGGCGGGACTTCTGTACCACACATATTGGTTACCATTGGTATAGCAATTTCATTTCTTGCCATTATTTTGGTAATCATTCTGCGGTATGGTGAGGGATTCGGGAATTTTTTAACAAAAAAAGCAACAGAGGGTTTAAATATACCAATTGTGGTAATTTCCGCCCTTTTGTTAGCCTTTATGTCAGGGTCAATAGGGCTTCATACGGTAATAGGGGCCTTTGTTGCAGGTTTGTTGCTTCGGAATGTAAAGTTAAAAGATTCTCCTGACAGGGAATATGGTGCAGTTGAACGAATAATACGACCGTATTACACGATCCTTGTGCCAATACTCTTTGTCAGGGTGGGGGCACAGGTAGAACTGGAAAGCTTTTTGAATCTGAATGCAGTCCTCCTCGGTATTGCTATAACAGGCGCCGCCATTATTGGAAAAATGTTTTGTTCTGTTTGCCCGATTGAGAGAGGTACAAACCGCATAATCATAGGCATAGGGATGGCGATGAAGCTGGAGGGTACCTTAATACTTTCCGGGATAGGCAGGGATATGGGGATACTGGACGACGTTGTATTTTCCTCGATTATTATGGTAATTGTGTTTACATCTGTTCTGTGTCCTTCTTTTTTGAAGGCATCCGTGGTTAGACAAAAAAGGCGCCTTTCTAAAAATTTTCACGTCACTGTTGATGAAAGAACCAGCGAAATTTATCTGCGATTTAAAAACGAGGTTCAAAGGTGA
- the hypD gene encoding hydrogenase formation protein HypD: MKYIDEFRNGTIAAGISKKIASLVEGHDRITIMEVCGSHTMSIYRYGLKNLLPPNLRLLSGPGCPVCVTSTSYIDTAIAMVQKTDSCLVSEKEVIITTFGDMMKVPGSSSSLEKERAKGASVAVVYSTLDALRLAEKHPDKQIVFLAIGFETTAPTIAASVIEAERRGLKNYFLLTAHKVMPPVMKALLKDKELNLDGFLCPAHVSAIIGSRSYEFIARDFHISCVIAGFEPLDILQGIYMLLEQIVRKDASVRIQYSRVAREEGNPTALFLLDRVFEPCDDEWRGLGLIPKSGLKLRNRYAWFDALTVFRISDFGFRINSEIRNPKSAFNGCICGDILRGIKIPSECKLFKKVCNPEHPVGACMVSNEGTCAAWYKYGET, encoded by the coding sequence ATGAAATACATCGATGAGTTTCGTAACGGAACTATTGCAGCTGGCATATCCAAAAAAATTGCTTCTCTTGTGGAAGGACACGACAGAATTACCATCATGGAGGTATGTGGCAGTCATACCATGTCGATATACCGGTATGGACTAAAAAATCTGCTTCCGCCAAATCTGAGATTACTCTCCGGGCCCGGGTGTCCCGTATGTGTTACCTCTACAAGTTATATAGACACTGCCATAGCAATGGTACAGAAAACCGATTCATGTTTGGTTTCTGAAAAGGAAGTAATAATAACTACATTTGGTGACATGATGAAGGTACCCGGGTCTTCATCGAGTCTTGAAAAAGAACGGGCTAAAGGGGCATCTGTTGCAGTGGTTTATTCGACCCTCGATGCCTTGCGTCTGGCGGAGAAGCATCCGGATAAACAAATCGTATTCCTGGCCATAGGCTTTGAGACCACCGCGCCAACCATTGCAGCATCGGTTATTGAAGCAGAGAGGAGAGGTCTGAAAAACTATTTTCTCCTTACAGCACATAAGGTAATGCCACCAGTTATGAAGGCGCTTCTCAAAGACAAAGAATTGAATCTCGATGGATTTCTGTGCCCGGCGCACGTAAGCGCCATTATCGGATCAAGATCATATGAGTTTATCGCACGAGACTTTCATATTTCTTGTGTTATCGCTGGTTTTGAACCACTCGATATCTTGCAAGGTATTTATATGCTTCTTGAGCAAATTGTAAGGAAGGATGCAAGCGTCAGAATTCAATACTCACGGGTGGCAAGGGAGGAAGGAAATCCAACAGCCCTTTTTCTGTTAGACAGGGTTTTTGAGCCATGTGATGATGAATGGCGCGGACTTGGGCTTATTCCGAAAAGTGGTCTTAAGCTGAGAAACCGTTATGCATGGTTTGATGCCCTCACGGTATTTCGGATTTCGGATTTCGGATTTCGGATTAATTCAGAAATCCGAAATCCGAAATCCGCATTCAATGGTTGTATCTGCGGTGATATCCTGAGGGGTATAAAAATACCATCTGAATGCAAACTTTTCAAGAAGGTTTGTAATCCTGAGCATCCTGTAGGTGCATGTATGGTTTCAAATGAGGGAACATGTGCCGCATGGTACAAATATGGTGAAACGTGA
- a CDS encoding AAA family ATPase — MLQEKSTEICKKCGVIHKPENLIIEIVSLPNKGYHKKVSCPSCKNFIKFLPHTAPILRFGKYKGKAISEVAQKDAPYLKWLLDQSVGTARLRTAIRGALTCKTTEVNCYKNVQDVTGQPVTLAKILEGIKAGNGGKWIPAIEKLRGTQDESEQKECKSSLPCFTASGLFTKRSAEGLAVHSGFILLDIDYKDNPALSEQGDRIRQRLTKDKLTAFLFASCRGKGLAVGVKIDKNHHAESFQHLEAYYKKTYGLVVDKSCKDVSRLRFVSYDPDIYINENSETFIVPETVPEQEQPPCIPHARDDDHRIMQAIIATGKPLAGIDDYDSWLNVGFAIANTFGEAGREYFHMLSGASSKYDKADCDEKYDNCLRTNKGAFTFGTIIHRAKDAGIDLMKSGSNALFFKISNIQDMLQCERPKYLVETLIYQNTVNLLTSLPGVGKSVVSFSIAEAVSNGNKLWGRFPALKRGKVLVIDEENPGSIHRSRIEKMGVDKDTPIHFIHYQGVKLDNPKHLKALIDLINKEEYVLVIFDALIRLHNAKENDADEMAKVMQAFREIIKQTDATVLIIHHERKSRDGDKRERSRGSGDIVGAVDCQFVLEEGEMMDDGKILTLHPGKMRLASFAPIRLLFNSDTLKISYVSGVLGEGKGLIESITQFIGTGVKDFEEIQKALGVPEKQLRSALKNALGKELILDSTLKDDPGYQGSKRKQFFKLHPGSANSYLAMFPPIGGETCQIEGMLPHELIHAGNMETRVFTECGDVSTCGLPHSQIEKKYVSSMQKNEGVCQIENRPKPTPKNEIPMGNVENLDIKNSEVFEVEFAEEVANV; from the coding sequence ATGTTACAAGAAAAATCAACGGAAATTTGTAAAAAATGCGGCGTGATACACAAGCCAGAAAATCTCATTATTGAGATAGTTTCACTACCAAACAAAGGATACCATAAAAAGGTGTCGTGTCCTTCTTGCAAAAACTTTATTAAGTTTCTTCCACATACCGCGCCTATTCTTCGTTTCGGCAAGTACAAAGGGAAAGCTATTTCAGAGGTTGCTCAGAAAGATGCGCCTTATCTGAAATGGCTGCTAGACCAGAGTGTGGGGACTGCAAGGCTGAGAACTGCTATCAGGGGGGCGCTTACATGCAAAACAACAGAAGTAAATTGCTATAAAAATGTGCAAGACGTTACAGGACAACCAGTTACGCTTGCAAAGATTTTAGAAGGGATTAAAGCTGGGAACGGCGGAAAGTGGATTCCAGCAATTGAGAAGTTGCGGGGCACACAAGACGAGTCGGAGCAGAAGGAATGCAAGAGTAGCCTCCCTTGTTTCACGGCCTCCGGACTCTTTACGAAGAGGTCTGCCGAGGGGTTGGCTGTGCATAGCGGCTTTATTCTCTTGGACATTGACTATAAGGACAATCCTGCATTATCTGAGCAGGGGGACAGGATACGGCAAAGACTGACTAAAGACAAACTTACGGCGTTTCTCTTCGCTTCGTGCAGGGGAAAAGGCCTTGCCGTTGGGGTAAAGATTGACAAAAACCATCATGCAGAGAGCTTTCAACATCTAGAAGCTTACTACAAAAAGACTTACGGCTTGGTTGTCGATAAAAGCTGCAAGGATGTTTCCAGGCTAAGGTTTGTTTCGTATGATCCAGACATATATATAAATGAGAACTCAGAGACGTTCATCGTTCCTGAGACTGTGCCGGAGCAAGAACAACCCCCCTGCATCCCTCATGCGAGAGACGACGATCATCGAATTATGCAGGCAATCATTGCCACTGGCAAACCCCTGGCTGGCATTGACGACTACGATTCCTGGTTGAACGTAGGCTTTGCTATCGCAAATACCTTTGGCGAAGCTGGCCGTGAGTATTTCCACATGCTAAGTGGGGCTTCGTCAAAATACGACAAGGCGGACTGTGATGAGAAATACGATAATTGCCTTCGGACAAATAAGGGTGCATTTACCTTTGGAACAATCATTCATAGGGCAAAGGATGCCGGTATTGATTTAATGAAATCTGGCAGCAATGCTCTTTTTTTTAAAATCTCAAATATCCAAGACATGCTTCAGTGCGAGCGTCCGAAATATTTAGTAGAGACTCTTATATATCAAAACACGGTCAATTTACTTACCTCCTTGCCGGGTGTTGGGAAAAGTGTTGTTTCTTTTTCGATCGCAGAGGCAGTTTCAAATGGGAATAAACTCTGGGGGCGTTTCCCTGCACTAAAAAGGGGGAAGGTACTGGTAATTGACGAAGAAAACCCCGGCAGTATTCACCGCAGCCGTATTGAGAAAATGGGCGTCGATAAAGATACGCCAATTCACTTCATCCATTATCAAGGCGTGAAGTTAGACAATCCTAAACATCTTAAAGCATTGATTGACCTTATCAACAAGGAGGAATATGTTTTAGTTATCTTTGACGCTCTAATCCGACTGCACAACGCCAAAGAAAACGACGCGGATGAAATGGCAAAAGTCATGCAAGCGTTTCGTGAGATTATTAAACAAACCGATGCTACGGTTTTGATAATCCACCATGAGCGGAAAAGCAGGGATGGGGACAAAAGGGAACGATCCAGGGGGTCGGGTGATATTGTTGGGGCTGTCGATTGCCAGTTTGTGTTAGAGGAGGGAGAAATGATGGATGATGGGAAAATATTGACTCTGCATCCGGGGAAAATGCGTTTGGCATCCTTCGCTCCGATTCGATTGCTTTTTAATTCAGATACTCTAAAGATTTCTTATGTTTCAGGTGTTCTTGGTGAGGGCAAGGGTCTTATTGAAAGTATAACTCAATTTATAGGAACCGGCGTTAAGGATTTTGAAGAAATACAAAAAGCTTTAGGCGTGCCGGAGAAACAATTGAGGTCAGCATTGAAAAATGCATTGGGAAAAGAATTGATTCTGGATAGTACCTTAAAGGACGACCCAGGGTATCAAGGGTCGAAACGTAAGCAATTCTTTAAGCTGCATCCTGGTTCTGCTAATTCCTACTTGGCAATGTTTCCCCCTATAGGGGGGGAAACATGCCAAATAGAAGGAATGCTGCCACATGAACTAATACATGCCGGAAACATGGAAACCCGCGTATTTACTGAATGTGGCGATGTTTCCACATGTGGTTTGCCACATAGCCAAATAGAAAAAAAGTATGTTTCCAGCATGCAAAAAAATGAGGGTGTTTGCCAAATAGAAAATCGTCCAAAACCGACACCGAAAAACGAAATTCCTATGGGCAATGTTGAAAATTTAGACATCAAAAACTCTGAGGTTTTCGAGGTCGAATTTGCGGAGGAGGTTGCCAATGTATAA
- a CDS encoding type II toxin-antitoxin system VapB family antitoxin: protein MRTTINIEDELLDKATKLTGIKEKTSLVRLGLEALIARESARRLAKLGGTEKKLEIIPRRRAAGT, encoded by the coding sequence ATGAGAACAACAATAAACATAGAAGATGAATTGCTTGATAAGGCAACGAAGTTGACCGGTATTAAGGAAAAGACGTCTCTGGTCAGGCTCGGCCTCGAAGCACTTATCGCGAGAGAAAGTGCCAGGAGACTTGCGAAACTGGGGGGAACTGAAAAGAAATTAGAGATAATACCCCGCAGAAGAGCGGCAGGCACATAA
- a CDS encoding helix-turn-helix domain-containing protein: protein MVEFKTVEVRNCLLDITDLSQLLKVKESTLYQWTSQKRIPFIKVGNQIRFSLEQVEVYLRENTVTPKFNWFGREDIK from the coding sequence ATGGTGGAGTTTAAAACTGTAGAGGTACGCAATTGTCTGTTGGATATAACAGACCTTTCGCAGTTGTTAAAAGTCAAAGAAAGCACACTGTACCAATGGACAAGTCAAAAACGAATACCCTTTATTAAGGTCGGCAACCAAATTAGGTTTAGCCTGGAGCAGGTTGAGGTGTACCTCAGAGAAAATACCGTAACTCCAAAATTCAATTGGTTCGGGCGGGAGGACATCAAATGA
- the hypE gene encoding hydrogenase expression/formation protein HypE produces the protein MTNNTKITLAHGSGGKLTHELVSQLFLPNFNNVALSQLSDSALLPLNGMKLAFTTDSYVVKPLFFPGGDIGKLAVSGTINDLAVAGARPMFLSAGFIIEEGLEMSLLEKVVRSMKETAAGACVDIVTGDTKVVEKGSADKLYINTCGIGIVDDRTNLSPSSIEAGDKIIVSGTIGDHGLAVLSERESLGFNPLIQSDCAPLSGMIGKLIASGANIKFMRDPTRGGLATTLNEIVNPQKYGIVIEEQSIPMNDGVRALCEILGYDPLYIANEGKVVVVASADDAVKIRDILREDDLGKDAEIIGNVVEDARGKVCLKTVIGGTRIVDMLMGDQLPRIC, from the coding sequence ATGACAAATAATACAAAGATAACACTTGCACATGGCAGCGGTGGGAAATTAACTCATGAGCTTGTCAGTCAACTCTTTTTACCCAATTTCAATAACGTCGCCCTTTCTCAGTTAAGTGATTCCGCACTTTTACCATTAAATGGCATGAAATTGGCTTTCACGACAGACTCTTATGTCGTTAAGCCGCTATTTTTCCCCGGCGGGGACATTGGGAAACTTGCGGTCAGCGGCACTATTAATGACCTGGCCGTTGCGGGGGCAAGACCGATGTTTCTCTCGGCAGGGTTTATTATCGAAGAAGGTCTTGAGATGTCACTGCTTGAAAAGGTCGTACGTTCTATGAAGGAAACAGCAGCAGGAGCCTGTGTTGATATCGTGACGGGTGATACAAAAGTTGTCGAAAAAGGCAGCGCTGATAAACTCTATATTAATACCTGCGGGATAGGGATTGTTGATGACAGGACAAATCTTTCCCCATCATCTATTGAAGCAGGCGATAAGATAATCGTGAGCGGTACGATCGGAGACCACGGATTGGCAGTGCTTTCCGAGAGAGAATCCCTGGGTTTTAATCCATTGATCCAAAGCGATTGCGCCCCCCTATCCGGCATGATTGGCAAGCTAATCGCTTCAGGTGCAAATATAAAATTCATGAGAGATCCTACACGGGGAGGTCTTGCAACCACGCTGAATGAAATAGTAAATCCACAGAAATACGGTATCGTAATCGAAGAACAAAGCATTCCCATGAACGATGGCGTAAGGGCGTTATGTGAGATACTGGGTTACGACCCCCTCTATATTGCCAATGAAGGAAAGGTAGTGGTTGTCGCCTCAGCAGACGATGCTGTTAAGATACGTGATATACTCAGGGAAGACGATCTGGGTAAAGATGCCGAAATTATTGGAAACGTCGTTGAAGATGCACGTGGTAAGGTGTGCCTGAAAACAGTGATTGGCGGAACGAGGATTGTTGATATGCTTATGGGTGATCAGCTGCCGAGAATCTGTTGA
- a CDS encoding tyrosine-type recombinase/integrase: protein MAVRWKKYHSACKGKRVEGDRYGKVIQGGVSCNGKRGKYCPEDVPSPCGGWSIEFRDQHGTWRSIVKPGFTKTEAKEAYQEIVRNVQRGLFDLPILQKMPKVTVEAYSRKYLEYIKGSVPENTFVNRQTAVNAIAKHLGGFEVSKLNAVLIQRFCTDIVQKDGAKASTVNQYCSVLRLILDMAVQERVVNSNPMQGVKRLKVDETRKRILTNEEIKRILDESVLPMGRERMAILIGMFTGLRLMDVMALKWSNIDFQNATLTTIAQKTGRVVALPLSSYLVGELKKYKESAGDAKEHLFYDGEVNHKIAGECSNHFIRVFKKMGLSGASFHLLRHTNATLITEVVQDVSIASKMLGHTNLNTTMTYVHRDLDDKKEAVEKFTKHVLSLKEYELRTIYKTA, encoded by the coding sequence ATGGCGGTAAGGTGGAAAAAATATCATTCAGCATGCAAGGGCAAGCGGGTGGAAGGGGATAGATATGGCAAGGTTATTCAGGGTGGTGTTAGTTGTAACGGCAAGCGCGGAAAATACTGTCCAGAGGACGTGCCAAGTCCATGCGGGGGATGGTCAATAGAGTTTAGGGATCAGCACGGAACTTGGCGAAGCATTGTAAAACCCGGATTCACGAAGACGGAAGCAAAAGAGGCATACCAAGAGATAGTAAGAAATGTTCAAAGGGGGTTATTCGACCTTCCTATCTTGCAGAAAATGCCTAAAGTCACGGTGGAAGCCTATTCCAGAAAGTATTTAGAGTATATCAAGGGGAGTGTGCCAGAAAACACTTTTGTGAACCGTCAAACGGCGGTGAATGCCATTGCAAAACATCTTGGAGGCTTCGAGGTATCTAAACTTAATGCTGTCCTGATACAACGATTCTGCACGGATATTGTGCAAAAAGATGGGGCAAAGGCTTCTACCGTGAATCAGTATTGTTCTGTCTTAAGGCTTATTCTTGATATGGCTGTACAAGAGCGGGTGGTAAACAGTAATCCTATGCAGGGGGTTAAGCGGTTAAAGGTGGATGAGACCCGCAAGAGGATATTGACCAATGAAGAAATCAAGCGAATCCTTGATGAATCTGTATTGCCTATGGGACGGGAGCGCATGGCGATTCTTATAGGGATGTTTACAGGACTTCGGCTCATGGATGTCATGGCTTTAAAGTGGTCAAATATAGACTTCCAGAATGCAACGCTTACGACCATTGCACAGAAGACAGGGAGGGTTGTCGCCTTGCCGTTGTCAAGTTATCTGGTGGGAGAATTAAAGAAGTATAAGGAATCGGCAGGCGATGCAAAGGAGCACTTATTTTACGATGGGGAAGTGAATCATAAAATTGCTGGCGAGTGCAGTAATCATTTTATAAGGGTGTTTAAGAAGATGGGGCTATCTGGTGCCTCCTTCCATTTATTGCGTCATACCAACGCAACTTTAATCACCGAGGTTGTTCAAGACGTTTCTATCGCATCAAAAATGCTCGGCCATACAAATTTAAATACTACTATGACCTATGTCCATAGAGACCTGGACGACAAGAAAGAAGCTGTTGAAAAATTCACCAAACATGTTCTAAGCTTGAAAGAGTACGAGCTACGTACGATTTATAAAACTGCGTAA
- a CDS encoding DNA adenine methylase, whose product MKLKSPVNRIGGKSFLVGWLSEKVPEHVCYVEPFAGAGHLLFAKRPSQVEVLSDIDNHLVNFFKVIQEPGKCQMLINFLNLMPYSRSLWQEIRTNWKKGNIPGDPVEASTQWYYLNRSTYGADMRRGGFALPSTTGRNPAQSFRTAIDIFEDIARRLRNVTIENLPYGECIKRYDSEDTLFYCDPPYLNAEHYYGKDSFASEDHRTLAELLHGIKGKAMISHYQNGLYDELYRGWHRHEYSSFKGSHKSTGESKPRTVEVLYTNFEPARTANFLEAN is encoded by the coding sequence ATGAAATTAAAATCACCTGTTAATCGCATAGGCGGTAAAAGTTTTCTTGTTGGCTGGTTATCCGAGAAGGTTCCTGAGCATGTTTGTTATGTCGAACCCTTTGCAGGAGCTGGGCATCTTCTCTTTGCCAAGAGACCTTCCCAGGTGGAAGTCCTCAGCGATATTGATAATCACCTGGTGAATTTTTTCAAGGTCATTCAGGAACCGGGGAAATGCCAAATGTTGATTAACTTCTTAAATCTTATGCCTTATTCCAGAAGTCTATGGCAGGAGATAAGAACAAACTGGAAGAAAGGGAATATCCCTGGCGATCCTGTGGAAGCTTCTACACAGTGGTATTACCTGAATCGTTCTACCTATGGGGCTGATATGAGGCGGGGCGGGTTTGCTCTACCTTCTACCACCGGACGGAACCCGGCGCAATCATTCAGGACGGCCATTGATATCTTTGAGGACATAGCCAGGAGGTTGCGGAACGTTACCATTGAAAATTTGCCTTATGGCGAATGTATCAAACGGTATGATTCAGAAGACACCCTGTTTTATTGCGATCCTCCCTATCTGAATGCAGAACATTATTACGGCAAGGATTCCTTTGCATCGGAAGACCACCGTACCCTTGCAGAGCTACTTCACGGCATAAAGGGTAAGGCCATGATCTCACATTATCAGAACGGCCTATACGATGAATTGTACCGGGGCTGGCATCGGCATGAGTATTCAAGCTTCAAGGGCAGCCATAAATCAACAGGGGAATCAAAGCCAAGAACCGTTGAGGTATTGTACACGAATTTTGAACCTGCAAGAACAGCAAACTTTTTGGAGGCAAACTAA
- a CDS encoding helix-turn-helix domain-containing protein, whose protein sequence is MIRNKASFFTLDDAARFFNMREDTLWNAIKEGRISCIGTGKRGVRFTVDNLLEFIDGRRVE, encoded by the coding sequence ATGATAAGGAATAAGGCAAGCTTTTTCACGCTTGATGACGCAGCCAGATTTTTCAACATGCGGGAGGACACCCTTTGGAATGCGATAAAAGAAGGGCGGATTTCTTGTATAGGTACAGGTAAGCGCGGGGTAAGGTTCACTGTAGATAATCTTTTAGAGTTTATTGACGGGAGGAGGGTTGAATAA
- a CDS encoding ERCC4 domain-containing protein → MAIKRSDLTIIQDTREKKPLVFHNAGVKIAKLETGDYSLEHFEDKVTIERKSLPDLLQSLSAERKRFMSEVQRMRDFEYAGLVVEASLADIYRGVWRNAISVESVVGSLQALSAKHGLHVLFACDRAIAALMVEGILYHFLRKQHDH, encoded by the coding sequence ATGGCGATTAAGCGTAGTGACTTAACTATTATCCAGGATACCAGGGAAAAGAAACCGCTGGTCTTCCACAATGCAGGAGTAAAGATCGCAAAGCTTGAGACCGGGGATTACAGTTTAGAGCATTTCGAAGACAAAGTGACGATCGAACGTAAGAGCCTTCCAGACCTCCTGCAATCATTGAGTGCTGAGCGCAAGCGGTTTATGAGTGAGGTTCAACGGATGCGGGATTTTGAATATGCCGGGCTAGTTGTAGAGGCTTCTCTTGCAGACATCTATCGTGGTGTTTGGCGCAATGCTATTTCAGTTGAGTCGGTTGTTGGTTCACTGCAAGCACTTAGCGCAAAGCATGGCCTGCATGTTCTCTTTGCATGTGATAGGGCAATCGCAGCTTTAATGGTAGAAGGTATTCTATACCACTTTTTGCGCAAACAGCACGACCATTAG